The nucleotide window CAAGGCGCGCTCAATATCACCGAGGCCCAGGGAGAATTATGGAATAACCTTACCAAGGTGATGCGGGAAAATGCGAAAGACATGGACGCCTTTACCAAGGAAAGGGCTGAAAGCACTAAGCCCATGAACGCTGTCGAGCATATGAAATTCCACAGTCAAACTACCGAAGCCCATTTAAATCAAATGAAGAAATTAATCCCGCCTTTCGAGGCGTTCTATGCCAGTATGTCGGATGAACAGAAGAAGACTACCGATACAATATTCCGGACAGGGAAACATGGAAAACACAAGAGGAAATGATCGGTAATAGTATACAACTAAAGATTGACGCCAAACAGGTGATTGGAATCGATCCAAGAATGGAGTGACTTTATGAAAACATCAAGTACATGGAATTTCAGATCCATCGTGGGCAGGATTATGATGGGGCTTGTTTTAGCCGCAATGATCGGTAGTATAGACGTGGCGCCTGCCCTCGGCAAAGACAAAGATGACCATAAACGTATGGGAAAACATGACAAAGGCCGTTATGATCACAGAGGGCGTGGGTATGACCACAACCGCCGTTATTATGGGCAGTATGGCCACAGGGAACGAGGTTATTATCCCCCCCCGCCGGTCGTCTATGCACCGCCTCCACCGCCGGGCATCGGTATCTTTTTCCCACCCATCTTTATTCAT belongs to Deltaproteobacteria bacterium and includes:
- a CDS encoding Spy/CpxP family protein refolding chaperone codes for the protein QGALNITEAQGELWNNLTKVMRENAKDMDAFTKERAESTKPMNAVEHMKFHSQTTEAHLNQMKKLIPPFEAFYASMSDEQKKTTDTIFRTGKHGKHKRK